The Chryseobacterium nakagawai genome has a segment encoding these proteins:
- the mraZ gene encoding division/cell wall cluster transcriptional repressor MraZ, whose product MKNFIGTYECKIDDKGRLKVPSSLIKQMENFEDKAFVVKRSVFQPCLEVYPMNAWDKLMGKINKLNRFIKKNADFIRMFTAGVKTVELDNAGRLQISKDLMTFSNLQKDVVITSAGELFEIWDKEAYEQVISTNETDFASLAEDVMGSFDEE is encoded by the coding sequence ATGAAAAATTTCATTGGGACATATGAGTGTAAAATTGACGACAAAGGCCGCTTAAAAGTTCCTTCATCTTTAATCAAACAGATGGAAAACTTCGAAGACAAGGCATTTGTAGTCAAAAGATCTGTGTTCCAACCTTGTCTGGAAGTCTATCCAATGAATGCGTGGGATAAACTGATGGGCAAAATTAATAAACTGAACAGATTCATAAAAAAGAATGCTGATTTCATACGAATGTTTACGGCAGGAGTAAAAACAGTAGAATTGGATAATGCCGGAAGGCTACAGATCTCCAAAGACTTGATGACTTTCTCAAATCTTCAGAAGGATGTAGTAATCACCAGCGCAGGAGAACTTTTCGAAATTTGGGATAAAGAAGCCTACGAACAGGTAATCTCCACCAATGAAACTGATTTTGCGAGCCTTGCCGAAGATGTGATGGGCTCTTTTGACGAAGAATAA
- a CDS encoding response regulator, giving the protein MFKKILIAEDHESSSISVQRTLEDLNISNADYVYYCDDAVAKIQKSIREADFYDLLITDLSFEEDHHEQKIKDGKELIKAIKELQPALKIIVFSSEHKSGTINSLFTEYGINGFVRKARNDAKDLKKAIASVYEGNNYLSLDLKQEVKKLNSYEFSEYDITLVSLLSQGVLQKNIPVYLQNNNIRPNSLSSVEKKLNSLKEELEITNNEQLVAFCKDLGII; this is encoded by the coding sequence ATGTTCAAAAAAATTTTAATAGCCGAAGACCACGAAAGCAGCAGTATTTCTGTACAGAGAACACTAGAAGACCTCAATATTTCAAATGCAGACTATGTTTATTATTGTGATGATGCAGTAGCAAAAATTCAAAAATCAATTCGGGAAGCCGACTTCTATGACTTATTAATTACTGATCTTTCCTTTGAAGAAGACCATCATGAGCAAAAGATTAAGGACGGCAAAGAACTCATTAAAGCCATAAAAGAACTACAGCCTGCTTTGAAAATCATTGTTTTTTCTTCTGAACACAAATCCGGTACTATCAATTCTCTTTTTACAGAATATGGAATTAATGGTTTTGTCCGTAAGGCCAGAAATGATGCCAAAGATTTAAAAAAAGCTATCGCATCAGTATATGAAGGAAACAATTATCTCTCACTTGACCTTAAACAGGAAGTGAAAAAACTAAACAGCTATGAGTTTTCAGAATATGACATCACCCTTGTTTCTCTCCTATCGCAAGGGGTTCTTCAAAAAAATATTCCTGTGTATCTCCAAAATAATAACATCCGGCCCAATAGCCTGAGCAGTGTCGAAAAGAAACTGAATAGCCTGAAAGAAGAGCTTGAAATTACCAATAACGAACAGCTTGTTGCTTTCTGTAAAGATTTAGGGATTATTTAG
- the yihA gene encoding ribosome biogenesis GTP-binding protein YihA/YsxC, whose product MVIKTATFVKSSGKWQDCPEPNLPEYAFIGRSNVGKSSLINAMMNHKDLAKTSQTPGKTQLINHFLINENWYLTDLPGYGYAKVSKVLRKDFEKLITNYILNRRNLVNLFVLVDSRHSPQKIDLEFIQWCGESGVPFSIVFTKADKLKPNVVIKNVEDYKAELHKTWEDLPELYVTSAEKKEGGDLILDFIEKTNDFLTQNSVSFDE is encoded by the coding sequence ATGGTTATTAAGACAGCAACATTTGTAAAAAGTAGTGGAAAATGGCAGGATTGTCCTGAACCGAATCTTCCTGAATATGCTTTTATTGGAAGATCTAATGTAGGAAAGTCTTCGCTGATCAACGCAATGATGAATCATAAGGATCTGGCTAAAACATCACAGACTCCTGGAAAAACACAGCTGATTAATCATTTTCTAATTAATGAAAACTGGTATCTTACAGATTTACCGGGATATGGATACGCAAAAGTTTCAAAGGTTTTACGAAAGGATTTTGAAAAGCTGATCACCAATTATATTCTGAACAGAAGAAATCTTGTGAACCTCTTTGTATTGGTAGATTCAAGGCACTCTCCTCAGAAGATTGACCTGGAATTTATCCAATGGTGTGGAGAAAGTGGTGTTCCATTTTCAATTGTGTTTACAAAAGCAGATAAGCTGAAACCTAATGTTGTCATTAAAAATGTTGAAGATTACAAAGCGGAGCTGCACAAAACATGGGAAGATCTTCCTGAATTATATGTTACTTCAGCTGAAAAGAAAGAAGGTGGAGATTTGATTTTAGACTTTATAGAAAAGACGAATGACTTTTTAACCCAAAATAGTGTAAGTTTCGATGAGTAA
- a CDS encoding tetratricopeptide repeat-containing sensor histidine kinase: MKKLLIIALATLLFSCSDKQTEAENGIAKTYYEKAKTDTTGSSFYYFNLAKNAYLTTKDSVGAAKALVNMAILQENKGDYYGSIETSLEADRYLGKKEDSISRQTFASNYNSMAICSSYLYEFEDCITYYKKALQYTSDKEYRYMILNNLGTAQITLKDYKEAIKNIQLALPTTDSLKYAMVINNLARAKNFDNKNYNPLPEFYKALEIRKRANNSIGENSSYATLSIFYFHSDKKKALYFAEQMLNAAKKNNSIEDQLQALQKIISLTPNNNLAYFEDFQKLNDSVQISRNKAKNQFATIRYDVEKKNLENQSLKLQKAEKEVQLLQQNIILGALSLLLISGIVWYKRRKKRVQQENELKIKENELRLSKKVHDVVANGIYQVMTKIENQENFDKEKALDELEFVYEKSRDISYEKPETKDTVEFAERIFNLIDSFKNDHIKPFLTGNSQNIWNDVSGTVQNEVFQVIRELLVNMKKHSQANLVAFKFEKNNNQIHIQYKDNGIGIPGEIIHGNGLSNTVSRIEKIKGTITFDNTTEKGLKVNISFPTS; the protein is encoded by the coding sequence ATGAAAAAACTCCTTATCATAGCTCTTGCTACTCTACTATTCTCATGCAGCGACAAACAGACTGAGGCGGAGAATGGAATAGCCAAGACTTATTATGAAAAAGCCAAAACCGATACTACAGGTTCTTCATTCTATTATTTCAACTTGGCAAAAAATGCTTATCTGACTACAAAAGATTCTGTGGGTGCTGCCAAAGCACTAGTAAATATGGCAATACTTCAGGAAAATAAAGGAGATTACTATGGAAGTATCGAAACCTCACTTGAAGCTGATCGATATCTGGGAAAAAAAGAAGATAGCATAAGCCGTCAAACATTCGCTTCAAATTATAACAGCATGGCCATCTGCTCCTCTTATCTTTATGAATTTGAAGATTGTATCACGTATTATAAAAAAGCTCTTCAATATACATCTGACAAAGAGTACAGGTATATGATCCTCAATAATCTTGGAACAGCACAAATAACGTTAAAAGACTATAAAGAAGCCATCAAAAATATACAGCTTGCATTGCCCACAACAGACAGTTTGAAATATGCTATGGTTATTAATAATTTAGCAAGAGCTAAAAATTTTGATAATAAAAATTATAATCCCCTCCCAGAATTTTATAAAGCTCTTGAGATAAGAAAAAGAGCAAACAACAGTATCGGAGAAAATTCGAGTTATGCTACTTTATCTATTTTTTATTTTCATTCAGATAAAAAAAAGGCCCTTTATTTTGCTGAGCAAATGTTAAATGCGGCTAAAAAAAATAATAGTATTGAAGATCAGCTTCAGGCATTACAAAAAATAATTAGTCTAACACCCAACAATAATTTGGCCTATTTTGAAGATTTTCAGAAACTAAATGACAGCGTTCAAATTTCTCGAAACAAAGCAAAAAATCAATTTGCAACCATAAGGTATGATGTAGAAAAAAAGAATTTAGAAAATCAGTCATTAAAATTACAGAAAGCAGAAAAAGAAGTACAACTTCTACAACAGAATATTATCTTAGGAGCTTTATCTCTGTTACTTATTAGTGGTATTGTATGGTATAAAAGAAGAAAAAAAAGAGTTCAACAGGAAAACGAATTAAAGATAAAAGAAAACGAGCTCAGACTCTCCAAAAAAGTACATGATGTAGTAGCCAACGGGATTTATCAGGTAATGACCAAAATTGAAAATCAGGAAAATTTTGATAAAGAGAAGGCTCTTGATGAACTGGAATTTGTGTATGAAAAATCCAGAGACATATCCTATGAAAAGCCGGAGACTAAAGATACTGTAGAATTTGCTGAAAGAATATTCAACCTTATTGATTCCTTTAAAAACGATCATATAAAACCTTTTCTTACCGGGAACAGTCAAAATATATGGAATGATGTAAGTGGAACCGTACAAAATGAAGTTTTTCAAGTTATCCGCGAACTGTTGGTCAATATGAAAAAACACAGCCAAGCTAATCTTGTGGCTTTTAAATTTGAAAAAAATAATAACCAAATACACATTCAGTATAAAGACAATGGAATTGGGATTCCAGGAGAAATAATTCATGGAAATGGATTATCAAATACGGTTTCCCGTATTGAAAAAATAAAGGGGACAATTACTTTTGACAATACAACAGAAAAAGGGTTGAAAGTCAATATTTCATTCCCCACATCATAA
- a CDS encoding type I restriction endonuclease, with translation MDLKIKLEQLQQKVITLKDQIATEEATKNAFVMPFIQILGYDIFNPTEVIPEHICDIGTKKGEKVDYVIKNNDEPIFIIECKHWKENADAHNSQLHRYYHVSKTRFGVLTNGIIYNFYTDLEKPNIMDEKPFFTINIEDLKDSSIKILESFTKKDYNLESILDSAEALKYIKAIRKEFEKEIETPSDEIVKLLVNRFFDKPITASRLVSFKEYTKKALTTSINESISFRLKSALSINEQIEKQDDDIKAPQPIDENNDSRIVTTEEELEGFQIVKAIMREKIPSTRIAYRDTLSYFGILLDDNNRKPLCRLHFNTVNKYIETFHNGKDSGEKVLLSNLDEIYNFREELHKTLENY, from the coding sequence ATGGATCTGAAGATTAAACTTGAACAACTACAACAAAAAGTCATAACATTAAAAGACCAGATTGCTACTGAAGAAGCTACTAAAAATGCATTTGTAATGCCTTTTATACAAATTTTAGGATACGACATCTTTAATCCTACAGAGGTTATTCCAGAACACATTTGTGATATTGGAACAAAAAAAGGAGAAAAGGTAGACTATGTGATTAAAAATAATGACGAACCTATCTTCATCATTGAATGTAAGCATTGGAAAGAGAATGCTGATGCTCATAACTCTCAGCTTCATAGATATTATCATGTTTCCAAAACAAGGTTTGGGGTTCTTACCAATGGTATTATTTATAATTTTTATACAGATCTTGAAAAACCTAATATCATGGATGAAAAGCCATTTTTCACCATAAATATTGAAGACTTAAAAGACAGTTCTATTAAAATCCTTGAAAGTTTTACCAAGAAAGATTATAATCTTGAAAGTATTTTGGATTCTGCTGAAGCTCTAAAATACATTAAAGCTATAAGAAAGGAATTTGAAAAAGAAATAGAAACCCCTTCTGATGAAATCGTAAAGCTTTTAGTGAACAGATTCTTTGACAAACCTATTACTGCCAGCAGACTGGTTTCCTTTAAAGAGTATACTAAAAAAGCATTAACAACTTCCATCAATGAATCTATAAGTTTCAGACTTAAGTCTGCTCTAAGTATTAACGAACAAATTGAGAAGCAGGATGATGATATAAAAGCACCACAGCCAATTGATGAGAATAATGATTCAAGAATTGTGACTACTGAGGAAGAACTTGAAGGCTTTCAAATTGTAAAAGCAATTATGAGAGAAAAAATTCCTTCAACACGTATAGCTTACAGAGACACTTTATCTTATTTTGGAATTTTATTGGATGATAATAACAGAAAACCCCTTTGTAGGCTGCACTTCAATACAGTGAATAAATATATTGAAACATTCCACAATGGTAAAGATTCTGGCGAGAAAGTACTACTCAGTAACCTTGATGAAATATATAATTTTAGAGAAGAACTCCATAAAACATTAGAAAACTATTAA
- a CDS encoding alpha/beta fold hydrolase produces MIFSTKKEKKYSYVEAGEGHPLVLLHGLMGGLSNFDKMVDFFSDRGFKVYVPQLPIYDLPVLNTNLTTIAKYIIKFIESHISGPVTIVGNSMGGHVGLILSLARPDLVKNLVLTGSSGLYERTFGDSFPRKNDRSYIRKKTEEVFYDPKVATEDLVDEVFAVVNDRMKGIKTVMLARSAIKHNMLNDLPKIVTPTCLIWGKQDNVTPPEVAEDMHKFIPNSDLFWIDHCGHAAMMEKPDEFNEILYNWIKDKV; encoded by the coding sequence ATGATATTTAGTACAAAAAAAGAAAAGAAATATTCCTATGTAGAGGCTGGGGAAGGACATCCATTAGTGCTGTTGCACGGGTTAATGGGTGGTTTGAGTAATTTCGATAAAATGGTAGATTTTTTTTCGGACAGAGGATTCAAAGTATATGTTCCTCAGTTGCCCATCTATGATTTGCCAGTACTCAATACGAATCTTACCACTATCGCGAAATATATCATCAAGTTTATAGAAAGTCATATTTCAGGACCTGTTACCATTGTTGGAAATTCAATGGGAGGACATGTAGGACTAATTTTGAGCTTGGCAAGACCTGATCTGGTAAAGAATCTGGTTCTGACCGGTAGTTCTGGCTTGTATGAAAGAACTTTCGGAGACAGTTTTCCAAGAAAGAATGACAGATCTTATATCAGAAAAAAAACAGAAGAGGTTTTTTATGACCCGAAGGTTGCTACTGAAGATCTTGTAGATGAAGTTTTTGCAGTGGTAAATGACAGAATGAAAGGAATAAAAACAGTAATGTTGGCAAGAAGTGCCATCAAGCACAATATGCTGAATGATCTTCCGAAGATTGTGACGCCAACATGTCTGATCTGGGGTAAACAGGACAATGTAACCCCGCCGGAAGTAGCTGAGGATATGCATAAGTTTATTCCTAATTCGGATTTATTCTGGATAGATCACTGTGGTCACGCCGCTATGATGGAAAAGCCTGATGAATTCAATGAAATCCTGTACAACTGGATAAAAGATAAAGTTTAA
- the rsmH gene encoding 16S rRNA (cytosine(1402)-N(4))-methyltransferase RsmH: MYHNPVLLKQSVDDLVTNPDGIYVDCTFGGGGHSREILTRLSEKGKLFSFDQDLDALKNTIDDPRFTLVNQNFRFLENSLLMYGIPQVDGVLADLGVSSHQFDEADRGFSTRSNAPLDMRMNVMQGLDAKRVINEYGEEELADIFYYYGELREARKLAREIVHHRKTKSINTTEDLKKLFSYIPPHKVNKFYAQLFQAVRIEVNQELEVLKEMLVQAFNILKPEGRLVVISYHSLEDRLVKRFLKNGMFEGEPERDIYGNYKKAFELMKSKAIIPDNKEIEENSRARSAKMRTGIKV, encoded by the coding sequence ATGTATCATAACCCCGTTTTGTTGAAGCAGAGTGTAGATGATTTGGTGACGAATCCTGACGGAATTTATGTGGACTGCACCTTTGGAGGTGGTGGCCACTCAAGAGAGATTTTGACCAGACTTTCTGAAAAAGGAAAACTGTTCAGCTTCGATCAGGATCTGGATGCGCTTAAAAATACAATTGATGATCCCAGGTTTACACTTGTCAATCAGAATTTCAGATTTCTGGAAAACTCTTTATTAATGTATGGTATTCCTCAGGTTGACGGTGTTTTGGCTGATTTGGGAGTCTCTTCTCATCAGTTTGATGAAGCAGACAGAGGTTTTTCTACAAGAAGCAATGCTCCTTTAGACATGCGAATGAATGTTATGCAAGGTCTTGACGCTAAAAGAGTGATTAATGAATATGGCGAGGAAGAACTTGCAGATATTTTCTATTACTATGGAGAATTAAGAGAAGCAAGAAAATTGGCAAGGGAAATTGTTCATCATAGAAAAACAAAAAGTATAAATACCACAGAGGATTTGAAAAAGCTTTTCAGCTACATTCCTCCTCATAAGGTAAATAAGTTCTATGCTCAGCTATTTCAGGCAGTAAGAATAGAAGTTAACCAAGAACTTGAAGTATTGAAAGAAATGCTGGTACAGGCTTTCAACATTTTAAAACCGGAAGGAAGATTAGTAGTAATCTCTTACCACTCTTTAGAAGACCGATTGGTAAAAAGATTCCTAAAAAATGGAATGTTTGAAGGAGAGCCGGAAAGAGATATCTACGGAAATTATAAAAAGGCATTCGAATTGATGAAGAGCAAAGCAATCATTCCTGACAATAAGGAGATTGAAGAAAACTCAAGAGCAAGAAGTGCTAAAATGAGAACAGGAATAAAAGTTTAA
- a CDS encoding ROK family protein: MSLIDLSKQVALGVDIGGTNTKFGIVNHRGEVLDKGNLKTDAYDKVEDFIDALYEHVRPLMEKHGAEKHFDGIGVGAPNANYYKGTIELAPNLPWKGVIPFAELMTAKFNLPCTVTNDANAAALGEMLFGAARGMKDFIMITLGTGVGSGIIANGNLIYGHDGFAGELGHTIVKPGGRKHWSTGSEGSLEAYASATGITITAKKMRAEFPESMLNQYPEDEINSKTVYECAMKEDPIAIEVFRYTGQKLGEALANFVMFSSPQAILLFGGVIKAGDFILKPAKLHMERNLLPIFRNKVKLVFSELDEADAAILGASALVWEK, translated from the coding sequence ATGTCATTAATAGATTTATCAAAACAGGTTGCCCTTGGAGTTGACATCGGCGGAACCAATACCAAATTCGGAATTGTAAACCACCGTGGAGAAGTTCTGGATAAAGGAAACCTTAAAACCGATGCCTATGATAAAGTAGAAGATTTTATCGACGCTTTATATGAACATGTACGCCCTTTAATGGAAAAACATGGTGCTGAAAAGCACTTCGACGGAATTGGTGTAGGGGCTCCCAATGCCAACTATTATAAAGGAACAATAGAATTAGCACCCAATCTGCCATGGAAAGGAGTAATTCCTTTTGCTGAACTGATGACCGCAAAATTCAATTTGCCATGTACAGTAACCAATGATGCCAATGCAGCAGCTTTGGGGGAAATGCTTTTCGGGGCAGCACGCGGCATGAAGGATTTTATCATGATTACCCTGGGAACAGGAGTAGGAAGCGGAATTATCGCCAACGGAAATCTAATCTATGGCCATGACGGTTTTGCTGGAGAATTGGGACACACTATTGTAAAACCGGGCGGAAGAAAGCACTGGAGTACAGGATCTGAAGGAAGCCTGGAAGCTTATGCTTCAGCAACAGGAATTACCATCACGGCTAAGAAAATGAGAGCCGAATTCCCGGAATCTATGCTGAACCAATATCCTGAAGACGAGATCAATTCTAAAACCGTATATGAATGTGCGATGAAAGAAGACCCGATTGCTATTGAAGTTTTCAGATATACTGGGCAAAAGTTGGGGGAAGCGTTAGCCAATTTTGTGATGTTCTCTTCACCTCAAGCTATTTTGCTATTCGGTGGAGTGATCAAAGCCGGAGATTTTATCTTAAAACCTGCTAAACTTCATATGGAAAGAAACCTTCTTCCGATCTTCAGAAATAAAGTAAAATTAGTATTCAGTGAACTGGATGAAGCCGATGCTGCTATTTTGGGAGCAAGTGCTTTGGTTTGGGAAAAATAA
- the msrA gene encoding peptide-methionine (S)-S-oxide reductase MsrA — protein MDNNNLETIVFGGGCFWCVESCFNLLKGVEAAISGYSGGHKENPTYQEVCTGETGHAEVVQITYNPSIISYEQLMDVFFFLHDPTQLNRQGNDIGTQYRSVIYYKDETEKQKAEQAIKASQESGRWSGTYVTELAPFEKFWPAEQYHQGYYNENPTQPYCSAVVGPKIQKFKKYFGELGMLNAE, from the coding sequence ATGGATAACAATAATTTAGAAACCATCGTTTTCGGTGGTGGATGCTTCTGGTGTGTAGAAAGTTGCTTCAACTTATTAAAAGGTGTTGAAGCTGCTATATCAGGGTATTCCGGTGGTCATAAAGAAAACCCAACCTACCAGGAAGTGTGTACCGGAGAAACAGGTCATGCAGAGGTAGTACAAATCACTTATAATCCATCCATAATTTCTTATGAACAACTTATGGATGTTTTCTTCTTCCTACACGATCCTACTCAGCTTAACAGACAGGGAAATGACATTGGAACACAATACCGTTCAGTTATTTATTATAAAGATGAGACTGAAAAACAAAAAGCAGAACAAGCCATCAAAGCATCTCAGGAATCAGGAAGATGGTCTGGAACTTACGTAACTGAACTGGCTCCATTTGAAAAATTCTGGCCTGCAGAACAATATCATCAAGGGTATTATAATGAAAACCCTACACAACCATATTGTAGTGCAGTGGTTGGACCTAAAATCCAGAAGTTTAAAAAATATTTTGGAGAGTTGGGGATGCTGAATGCAGAATAG
- a CDS encoding FtsL-like putative cell division protein yields the protein MAKRTTNRPQKRLTFIDIIKGNFLNRDEIKIHYRYFLLLFILMMAMIYSNHLVNKKIKIVNALKEETEEYKSRNAYAQSKLIKVKMESELGKEVARDSLMTLENHPHKLLIKLDSTDAKAK from the coding sequence TTGGCAAAAAGAACAACAAATCGCCCACAGAAAAGACTCACTTTTATAGACATTATAAAAGGAAACTTTCTGAATCGTGATGAGATCAAAATACATTACAGGTATTTTCTCTTGTTGTTTATCCTGATGATGGCTATGATTTACAGTAACCATCTCGTCAATAAGAAAATTAAAATTGTAAACGCCTTAAAGGAAGAAACAGAAGAATATAAATCGAGAAACGCTTACGCCCAGAGTAAGCTAATCAAGGTAAAAATGGAATCAGAGCTGGGGAAAGAGGTTGCACGGGACTCATTAATGACCTTAGAAAACCATCCTCATAAATTGCTAATAAAACTGGACAGTACAGATGCAAAAGCAAAATGA
- a CDS encoding YegP family protein, which yields MGKFVINKRVNKEYQFNLKAANGEIILTSEGYVQKASCLKGIESVKLNSQEDSRYERKVSVNDKNYFVLKARNGEIIGKSQLYSSKTAMGNGIASVKNNAPEAEIIDETL from the coding sequence ATGGGAAAATTTGTAATCAACAAAAGAGTAAATAAAGAATATCAATTCAATCTGAAAGCCGCAAATGGGGAAATTATTCTAACCAGTGAAGGCTATGTTCAAAAAGCATCTTGCCTTAAAGGTATAGAATCTGTAAAACTCAATTCTCAAGAAGACTCAAGATATGAAAGAAAAGTTTCAGTAAATGATAAAAACTATTTTGTTTTGAAGGCTCGAAATGGAGAAATCATTGGCAAAAGCCAGTTATATAGCTCTAAAACAGCAATGGGAAATGGAATAGCTTCAGTAAAAAACAATGCCCCTGAAGCAGAAATAATAGATGAAACCCTTTAA
- a CDS encoding PepSY-associated TM helix domain-containing protein produces the protein MKKNHHHKKKQPGFFKKWSAKLHLWFGLVIGFLIFIISITGALYVFKDEVENYTRKDVIYHNEQNIDQKQILPIRVMEKAVAEQVKEKYPIHWVNIPMDKKMSYMFFWYEHNTDAWNYFDEFPIYKQAYVNPYTGKVLRVYDEKNGFFNIVKMIHWSYLLKQDWGTYVVGIPVIIFIIMLITGIVLWWPKNKAARKQRFSFKWKNIKSWKRKNYDLHNVLGFYASIFALIFSITGLFYAFFVVQAMIYVIFSGGETQYPDFSHIKTKAPIELRTENTLDKIINTVKEKYPESYGFAIDLGHEHMDDHEHPNFEVYVKHLTYSYHKSSSLIFDENSGELLHTHDPKDKNFGEKVVGANYDIHVGAILGLPTKIIAFIVSLICASLPVTGFMIWWGRRKKKPVKKA, from the coding sequence ATGAAGAAAAATCATCACCATAAGAAGAAACAACCTGGATTTTTTAAGAAATGGTCTGCTAAGCTCCATTTATGGTTTGGGCTCGTCATTGGATTTTTAATCTTTATTATCTCTATTACCGGAGCATTATATGTGTTTAAGGATGAGGTGGAAAACTACACCCGAAAGGATGTGATCTACCACAATGAACAGAATATTGATCAAAAACAGATTCTTCCCATCCGTGTTATGGAAAAGGCTGTTGCCGAGCAGGTAAAAGAAAAATACCCAATCCATTGGGTCAATATTCCTATGGATAAGAAAATGTCCTATATGTTCTTCTGGTATGAGCATAATACGGATGCCTGGAATTATTTTGATGAATTTCCGATCTATAAGCAAGCTTATGTAAACCCTTACACGGGAAAAGTACTGAGAGTGTATGATGAAAAGAACGGATTCTTCAATATTGTCAAAATGATCCACTGGAGCTACCTTCTGAAGCAGGATTGGGGAACTTATGTAGTGGGAATACCTGTGATTATCTTTATCATTATGCTCATTACAGGAATCGTTTTATGGTGGCCTAAAAATAAAGCAGCAAGAAAACAACGTTTTTCTTTTAAATGGAAGAATATTAAAAGCTGGAAAAGAAAGAACTACGATCTTCATAACGTATTGGGCTTTTATGCTTCAATCTTTGCCCTTATCTTTTCGATTACCGGTTTGTTTTACGCATTCTTTGTAGTTCAGGCGATGATTTATGTGATATTTTCCGGAGGGGAAACCCAATATCCTGATTTCTCGCATATCAAAACAAAAGCTCCAATTGAACTAAGAACTGAAAATACTCTGGATAAAATTATCAATACAGTTAAAGAAAAATACCCTGAATCTTATGGTTTTGCTATCGATCTTGGACATGAGCATATGGATGATCATGAGCACCCTAATTTTGAGGTCTATGTAAAACACCTTACCTATTCATATCACAAAAGCAGCAGTCTTATTTTTGACGAAAACTCAGGAGAATTGCTGCATACTCATGATCCAAAAGATAAAAACTTTGGAGAAAAGGTAGTAGGCGCCAATTACGATATCCACGTAGGGGCTATTTTAGGGCTTCCTACAAAGATTATTGCTTTTATTGTAAGTCTTATCTGTGCTTCTCTTCCTGTAACAGGTTTTATGATCTGGTGGGGTCGAAGAAAGAAAAAACCGGTAAAAAAAGCTTAA
- a CDS encoding GNAT family N-acetyltransferase produces the protein MSNILWKIKTFDEFTVPELYAVLKARIDVFVIEQNCPYPDLDNYDQKAVHIWAEENGDVLAYCRIFDKGIKYDETSIGRVLTTEKGRGKSLGKLLIKYAVETIENRFHTPEIRISAQDYLLRFYGDFGFEDTGKKYLEDDIPHTEMIRK, from the coding sequence ATGAGTAATATTCTTTGGAAGATCAAGACTTTTGATGAATTTACGGTTCCTGAATTGTATGCTGTATTGAAGGCCCGCATTGATGTTTTCGTTATTGAGCAGAATTGTCCTTACCCTGATTTGGATAATTATGATCAGAAAGCTGTTCATATCTGGGCAGAAGAAAATGGAGATGTTCTCGCTTACTGTCGTATTTTTGATAAAGGGATAAAATATGATGAAACTTCTATTGGAAGGGTTCTTACAACGGAAAAAGGTAGAGGAAAAAGCTTAGGAAAACTATTGATCAAATATGCAGTTGAAACGATAGAAAATCGTTTTCATACTCCTGAAATCAGAATTTCAGCACAGGATTATCTGTTGAGATTTTATGGTGATTTTGGTTTTGAGGATACTGGAAAAAAGTATCTGGAAGATGATATCCCACATACGGAAATGATTAGAAAATAA